GTTTTGCCGCTGCCGTTGTGTCCGGCGAGGGCCATGAAATCGTCAGCCTTTAGCTCCAGGGAGACTTCGTGCAGGGCGGGGGCTTGCTGGCTGTATTGAAAAGAAATGCATTCAAGTGTTAGCACGATGAACGGTCTCCTTTAGCATAGGCTTGCAATTCGGCGGCTGCTTCCGCTGTGCTTTTCCAGGGGGCCAGAGAATGACCCAATTTTTCTTCCAGGAGGAAGCGGGCTTGCCAGAGCGGCGGCAGGGCCGGACGAAAGGATTCTTCCAGCCACAAATGCCGTAAGACGGTGTCGGCATCGCCTTGGCTGGAGATGCATCCTTCCTGCAGAAAGACAAAGTGGTTGGCGTAGGGCAGGACGCAGGCTAAGTCGTGCTCGACGGTCAAGACCGTCAGGCCTTCTTCCTGGTGCAGCCGGTGCAATAGAGCGTATAACTCGCTGCGGCCTTTGGGGTCAAGAGCCGAAGCCGGTTCGTCCAAGATGAGAATCGAAGGCTTGGTCGATAAAAGAGAAGCCAAAACCAGGCGCTGCTTTTGCCCTCCCGACAAGGCGGCGGTTTCCCGACGCTCCAGACCAGACAGGCCCACCTGTTTCAGGGCGGAAGTTACGCGAGACTTGATCTCGGCAGGCGCCAGCCCCATGTTTTCCAGGGCGAACGCTACCTCTTCTTCAACGGTCATGGCAACCAACTGCGTTTCGTAGTCTTCCAGCAGGATACCGGTCATGGTAGCCAAGACGGCAATGCCCGTTGTGCGGGTGTCCTGGCCTTGCACATAAACATGGCCGCTCAAAGAGCCTCCGTAGTAATGGGGAATGATGCCTGCGGCAGCTCGGCATAAAGCGGTTTTACCGGCCCCGTTGGGGCCGGTAAGTACGGTAAAGGAGCCTGCCGGAATGGCTAGGTTGATGTCTTGCAGGACGGGAGTCCGGCGAGGATAGCTATAGGTAAAATTCTCAAATGTTAGGGCGTCAGTCATGATGAGTTCAGTCCTCCTGGCGGTTTAGCAGCTTGCGCGCCGGCAGGTACAACAGCTGGGTGATAACGCCATTAGCGGCGCCAACGGCCAATACAACCGGCAGCATGCCGTACAGATATACTTCGTTAGGAATGGAAAGAATGAATTTCAGAAGTGTTACAAAGGTGAAGCCGCTGGCGACGGTGCTGAAAAAACCGGTAAGTCCGGGAGCTAAAGGCAGACCGCCGATGTTGAGGCGAGAGAGAAGAGGCAGGAACAGTGCGCAGGTGAGCGCGCCGATAGGCTCGCTGATCAAGTTGGCATAAGGTATGGCCGATTTGGAGGTGGGTACGTTCAGCGCCCCCGCCACCAGGCCGATACCGATGACTTGGCCTAAAGTCGGGCGGACCAGGTTGATGGCTAAGCAGTACATGGCAATCATCCAGTTAAGGGTCAGGCCGGCAATGTTCGGCGTAACCAAATGTAAAATAGCGCCAATGGCTAAAAGCAGAGCCGTAACAGCCACCCAGCGGAAGCGGCCGCCTTGGTTGGCTTCAAAAGTAACGGTCTCCTGTGCTTGTACTTGTTGTTTCATGTGAAACTCCTCCTTTTTCCTTCTGAGCATACAAAAAACCCCTCGTCTATCGTTAAACGATAGGGACGAGGGGTTAACCCGCGGTGCCACCCTAATTGGCTGCAAAGCAGCCCGGCTTGACAAGGTACGGCTATGTAAGCGATACCTGCTTTCTGATAACGGCGAAAGATTCCGGCAGCGACTACCCCGCAAGCGGCTCGGGCTGCATCTTCCAGGTCCATTCCACATCTCGAGCAGTACCGGACTTCCACCAACGCCGGCTCTCTGAAACCCTCTTGAGCAAGTGTACTCTTCCTGGTCATGGATGATCATAATATGGATTTGTTTACTACTATACCGTCGTCAAAGACCTTTGTCAATGCTTTGTAAGCATCTATGGAGAAAAATTATTCTTCCGCAGGCAGCCATTCTACGTCGCCAAGAACAAAAAACGTACCTTTGCCTTTCATGACGAGCTTGCCCCGTTCATCATACAGTTCGCCGTCGACTACCATAGTACTGCGACCGGCATGGATTACAGAGGCCTTGGCGATAACTTCTTCGCCGCTGGGTACGTTGCGGATGAAAGAAAGGCTAAGATCGGTAGTGACAACTTTGCGCCGCATGCTAAAGCAGGCGGAACCCATGGCGGTGTCGATCAAAGCAGCAAAGGCGCCGCCGTGAACGGTCTTGTGGATATTGGTATGAATGTCTTCTTTGATCGGCATGGAAAGTACGGCTTTGCCCGGTTCGATAGAGATGAATTTCATGCCCAACAGTTTGACGAACGAATTCGTTTCATAAATATGTGTAAAAAAGGCTTCTAACATAACTAGCTCCTTGAGGCTTAGGCCAATTAGCTCTTGCCTTTGCCGTTTGTGTTTTTATCGTTGCTGTTATCTTTTTGTTGCATATGGAGCTGGTGCTTGTCGGCGCCAGGCGTGTTGCGTCCTTTGACTGGGGGATTGTGTTTTTCATCTTCCAAGAGGCGTTCTAAATCGTCTTTTTCCTTGTCCATTTTGGCGTCTTTAAATACTTTGTCGCATTTTTTGCGAACATCTCCTACCGATAACCCAAGTTCTTGCGCTACCTTGCCCCAGCCTAACGGCTTTTCGCGGAGTGTAAATACTTCGCTAACCGGTTTGCGGCTGCGATCAGCCAAGCTGTAAGCTAAGGCGATTTCACCGCGTCCATAGTTGCGGTTTTCCCGCAAATCGCTGATGCGGGAAGTGTCGACGGAAACCCCGAAGACTTTAGATAGTGAGCTGGCTAGAACAGCATCGAGAGATTCTTCATCCGGCGCCGGTGCGGCTGCCGTCGTAGCGGTGAAACCGAAGCAAAGACAGCACAAGAGTAATGCGATACGTACAAAGGACATGAACCAACACTCCTCTCCTTTAATGCCCAATATTATGAAGGCATTTATCTGCTTTTTATGATAACACAAAAAATAAGCGTTGCGAACTGTATTCCGAATGACCATGAATTAGAAGAGACAATAAAAAGAAAGAAAAGTCTGCCAATTAAAGAAAGAATGCCAGCAAAGGGCAGGAAAATAGAACTAAAAGCGAGAATTAAGAAAAGGCGCATTACTATATAAGCATATTAAACATAATTACGAAAAAGTACACGGGGGATACCAAGGAAAGTCAGGGGGGTGAGGGCATGTTCAAGAAGGCGGTGACATCCAGTTTGGTGGTGCTGGCCATGCTGCCTGTCATGGCTACTGGCGAAGCGGCGACGCCAGGTTCGGCCACTGATGCAGCTTCAGCGAAAACTATGGTGCAGCATCAAGCCATCCAAGAAGGAGTAGAGGAAACCCATCAACGAGCGATTGAACTCTCACGAGCTGGGAAAATGAATGAGGCGTTGGTGTTATTGCAGGAGCTTAGTCAGCGCCAAGGAGTGGGCGATGCTGTTTGGTATGATTATCTGACGGTGCTGCAGTGGTCGGGAAACAACAAAGCAACCATTGATATCTTTCAGCAGCGGTATAGCGGCAAAGAAGATTCGGTTCCAGGTTTTGTCCTGCGGTCTGTGGGCGGCGCATACTACCAACTGGAAGACTTTGAAAAATCCCAGCGTTACTATACCTTGGCGGTGGCTAAAGGCGAGCTGCCTTCGCGGCTGCAGTTGGCGGAAGCCGCTATGCGCGCAGGAGATACGGCTACAGGACAGGCTATGTATGGAACGCTATTAAAAGAGTCGCCTGATAATGGTGCGCTGTACTTAAGTCGCTCTAACATGGCCTTATATCGCAAGGATTTTTTGCAATCGCAGGCGGATTATCGCAAAGCGTTGGAGCTTTTAGCAGGAGAAGGGAATTTTGAAAAGAAGCGAGACTTTGATTCCGAACGGGCGGCTATTTTAATACGGACTGATGAATTGCAGCAAGCTATTTTGCTCTTGCAGCCGTATATGAGCGGGGCAAAAAGCAATAAGCGGATGGAATGTGATTACATTCTAGCGTTGCGCCTAAAAGGAGACTATAAACAGGCCATTAGTGAAGGAACGCGGCTGTGGCCGGACTTGGGGGATGTTCCTACGTATGGACTGCAGGCATTGGGGGATGCCTACCTTCGTTTGGGACAGTTCGAAAAAGCGGATGCGGTATATGCCACGCTATTGAAAAGGGAACCCACGAGGGTTGCGGCGTATTTAGGCCGGGCTTACGGAATGACTGCTAGGGGGCGTGTCAGCGACGGAGCGGCGTTGTATCGGCAGACCTATGCGCTAGATGCGGCTGCGTCGTCGAGGATCATCGCTGCGGATGCCAACAGCTTCTTTACGGAAGGTCGCTATGCGGCAGGCAAAGCTTTGTATGAGCTGCTTTTGGAGTTGGAACCGGATAAGGCCAGCCATTATCGCGAGTATGGCAATAATTTAGCGAGGACGGAGATGCCTCGCGAAGCGTACGGCGTTTTTCGGCGCTTAGCGTCTTTGCCGGAAGGCGAACTGTACGGCTTGTCTGGAGAAGTAAAGGCGGCCGTGGCTGCCGGTGACTATCAGTCTGCGCAAAAAGCGTTGATGCAGTTGCAGGAACGGTATGCGCGTCATTCTTTGACAGCGGAGGCGATAAACGTATATGAGACCCGGAAAATTGGCGAAGCTACTACCGGATTTACCGCTTTTTCGGATTACAAGGGGAATGACAGGCGGATCTGGGACCATTCGGGTTCTCATGCATTAGGGGGGAGCAATTGGGATGTTCTTTGGGCTGCCGGCTTTGAACGTGTTGCCGACGATGTTGATGTCAGCCGGATTAACACACAGAGCGTTGGCTTAGGATATCGCGATCGTTGGTGGTCTACTCGCTTATGGGGTTCCAGCTTTACTGGCGAGGGCAATAGCATGAACGGGTTGCGCTGGGAGAGTACGCTTTATTTTCGGGATTATACCTACATGACTTTTGCGGTAGGAAGGCGACCCTTGATGGATGCGCAAGCATGGCGTAACGGAGCGATGGGCGACTCTTTCCGTTCGGTTTCGTTTACCCATCGCGTAGGCGCTAGGGATACTTATACCGCAGGCTATGAATGGAGTAATTATACGGATAGTAACCGTTACAGCGCTCTTACTCTAGACTTTACACATAATGTATATGCTACAGACAAGAAGACGCTCAGCTGGTTTTTATTCTTCAATCGTTCCCGCTACAACTTTGAATCGGATTTGTACGAATCGCCAGCAGCTCGCGTAGGTTATGGCGGCGGCGTCTTCCAACGGTGGGAAATTCCCAAGGGATATTGGGCGCTGACGTCAGCACTGGGATGGGGCTATGATAAGCCGGATCCGATCGATTTTGCACCCTATTTTCGCTTGGAATACGGTCATGATTTTTCTGCTCAACATTCTTTGGTTATTGGTTTTGAGTATGGCTTCCGTTCCAACCGAGCTCGTAATGTTCGGGACTCTATTTTCAGCTATCGGCAGTTTGATATTCGTTACAATGTGCTGTGGTGAGGAGGGTTTGGCATGAGGTGCAAGGAACATAGCTTGATTTGGTTGTGCTCGTTGCTGTTGACAGCAGTTCTATGGGGCGGTTGGCTTCCGGAATGTGCGGCGGCCGAAGGGACTGTATCGATCCTTTGTTACCACGATGTGGGAAATCCTAATCAGCCTGGAGTGGGTGCGAACCCATGGACGGTGACTGAGAATACGCTGGAAAGTCATTTTAAATATCTAAAAGACAACGGATACACAGTGATCAAAGCGGAAGACTATATTGCCTTTGCCAAGGGGGAGCGGCCGGTCCCGCCCAAAGCAGTATTGTTGACTTTTGATGACGGATATAGCTCTTTTTACGAAAAAGTCTATCCACTGTTGAAACGCTATAACTATTCTGCAGTGCTTTCCGTGGTGATAAGCTGGCTCGACGCTAAAGCGCCAGATGAAGTAGGTAAGCTGGTTTCCTGGCAGCAGCTTAAGGAGATGCAGGACAGCGGCGTTGTGGAAGTGGCTTCCCATTCCTATGACTTGCATCGCTGGGGCATTGCCAATCCCCAGGGAGACGGAGCGATTGTCGCGGAAAACCGACTTTTTGACGGTAAGAATTATGAGAGTGAAGGCGCCTATCGGAGTCGTCTTCAGTATGATTTTGATCAAGCGCAGAAGGTGCTGACTCGTGAGTTGGGGCATCCGGCTCGGATCATGGTCTGGCCATATGGCGGTTATAGTGCGCAGGCGTTAGAGGTTGCCAAGGACGCAGGCTTCACGGTGACCTTGGGACTGGGCGGAGGAAAGAATCAGATGGGGGAAAATGCTTTGTTTCAAGGGAAGAGAGGCATTATCTATGGAAACCCCTCTGTATCGGAGTTCGCAAAATTTTTACAGAACAGCCTTCTGGATTGGCGGCAACGTCCTTTGCGTATGGCGCAGGTAGATCTCGACCAGATTTATGACAAAGATGTTCGGCAGATGGAAGAGAATCTGCGGCAGCTAATCGAACGGCTGACCGCATCGGATGCCAATTGCGTAGCGCTTCAGGCTTTTGCCGATCCTAAGGGAGATGGCGTTTTAGAGAAGGTGTACTTTGCCACCAAGCATGCTCCGGTAGAAGCGGATGTGTTTAATCATGTGGCAGGACGTCTTTCGGGGGCTGGTTTTCGCGTTTTCGCCTGG
This sequence is a window from Anaeromusa acidaminophila DSM 3853. Protein-coding genes within it:
- a CDS encoding tryptophan transporter, whose protein sequence is MKQQVQAQETVTFEANQGGRFRWVAVTALLLAIGAILHLVTPNIAGLTLNWMIAMYCLAINLVRPTLGQVIGIGLVAGALNVPTSKSAIPYANLISEPIGALTCALFLPLLSRLNIGGLPLAPGLTGFFSTVASGFTFVTLLKFILSIPNEVYLYGMLPVVLAVGAANGVITQLLYLPARKLLNRQED
- a CDS encoding PaaI family thioesterase codes for the protein MLEAFFTHIYETNSFVKLLGMKFISIEPGKAVLSMPIKEDIHTNIHKTVHGGAFAALIDTAMGSACFSMRRKVVTTDLSLSFIRNVPSGEEVIAKASVIHAGRSTMVVDGELYDERGKLVMKGKGTFFVLGDVEWLPAEE
- a CDS encoding tetratricopeptide repeat protein — its product is MFKKAVTSSLVVLAMLPVMATGEAATPGSATDAASAKTMVQHQAIQEGVEETHQRAIELSRAGKMNEALVLLQELSQRQGVGDAVWYDYLTVLQWSGNNKATIDIFQQRYSGKEDSVPGFVLRSVGGAYYQLEDFEKSQRYYTLAVAKGELPSRLQLAEAAMRAGDTATGQAMYGTLLKESPDNGALYLSRSNMALYRKDFLQSQADYRKALELLAGEGNFEKKRDFDSERAAILIRTDELQQAILLLQPYMSGAKSNKRMECDYILALRLKGDYKQAISEGTRLWPDLGDVPTYGLQALGDAYLRLGQFEKADAVYATLLKREPTRVAAYLGRAYGMTARGRVSDGAALYRQTYALDAAASSRIIAADANSFFTEGRYAAGKALYELLLELEPDKASHYREYGNNLARTEMPREAYGVFRRLASLPEGELYGLSGEVKAAVAAGDYQSAQKALMQLQERYARHSLTAEAINVYETRKIGEATTGFTAFSDYKGNDRRIWDHSGSHALGGSNWDVLWAAGFERVADDVDVSRINTQSVGLGYRDRWWSTRLWGSSFTGEGNSMNGLRWESTLYFRDYTYMTFAVGRRPLMDAQAWRNGAMGDSFRSVSFTHRVGARDTYTAGYEWSNYTDSNRYSALTLDFTHNVYATDKKTLSWFLFFNRSRYNFESDLYESPAARVGYGGGVFQRWEIPKGYWALTSALGWGYDKPDPIDFAPYFRLEYGHDFSAQHSLVIGFEYGFRSNRARNVRDSIFSYRQFDIRYNVLW
- a CDS encoding energy-coupling factor ABC transporter ATP-binding protein, with amino-acid sequence MTDALTFENFTYSYPRRTPVLQDINLAIPAGSFTVLTGPNGAGKTALCRAAAGIIPHYYGGSLSGHVYVQGQDTRTTGIAVLATMTGILLEDYETQLVAMTVEEEVAFALENMGLAPAEIKSRVTSALKQVGLSGLERRETAALSGGQKQRLVLASLLSTKPSILILDEPASALDPKGRSELYALLHRLHQEEGLTVLTVEHDLACVLPYANHFVFLQEGCISSQGDADTVLRHLWLEESFRPALPPLWQARFLLEEKLGHSLAPWKSTAEAAAELQAYAKGDRSSC
- the pgaB gene encoding poly-beta-1,6-N-acetyl-D-glucosamine N-deacetylase PgaB; the encoded protein is MRCKEHSLIWLCSLLLTAVLWGGWLPECAAAEGTVSILCYHDVGNPNQPGVGANPWTVTENTLESHFKYLKDNGYTVIKAEDYIAFAKGERPVPPKAVLLTFDDGYSSFYEKVYPLLKRYNYSAVLSVVISWLDAKAPDEVGKLVSWQQLKEMQDSGVVEVASHSYDLHRWGIANPQGDGAIVAENRLFDGKNYESEGAYRSRLQYDFDQAQKVLTRELGHPARIMVWPYGGYSAQALEVAKDAGFTVTLGLGGGKNQMGENALFQGKRGIIYGNPSVSEFAKFLQNSLLDWRQRPLRMAQVDLDQIYDKDVRQMEENLRQLIERLTASDANCVALQAFADPKGDGVLEKVYFATKHAPVEADVFNHVAGRLSGAGFRVFAWFPTLGGQWLLTGHSEEAVKASEAEKAGWYQRATPFSSRVREHIRALANDLAAQNRIDGILLQDDLYLNDFEDFSPAAQAAYQREFGRALTPDVRKDAARMAEWSSWKTRELEAVAHEVIAEVRKHRPEALSLRNIYAEPVLNPASEEWFGQNYAHYLQQYDVTVLMAYPFMEKQGKDPEGWLRKLTAAALQQPKSESKVLFKLQTYDWAGKRWLSRQEQLKQVAALRAGGARHMGYYPEGVFDSRATLFKGEGREVYDQP